One window of Papaver somniferum cultivar HN1 chromosome 9, ASM357369v1, whole genome shotgun sequence genomic DNA carries:
- the LOC113308388 gene encoding uncharacterized protein LOC113308388 encodes MASKINLLKNVASKIHLFKKSAIEAGTPEKYYLNPSENLWKMTSAWNVVEHKDILTLNIHMTDFGNRVVTTIEGKFINIEVEKQNKEISAARFGHEILKKFSFEMNPSFLSLSVRDDPTLRISDGTFRLFISKLKPEEMKNYTGKIHVSKLTPEELKKN; translated from the exons ATGGCTTCAAAAATCAACCTCCTCAAGAATGTGGCTTCAAAAATTCACCTCTTTAAGAAATCAG CCATAGAAGCTGGAACCCCTGAAAAGTATTATCTGAATCCATCGGAGAACTTATGGAAGATGACTTCTGCATGGAATGTGGTTGAACATAAAGATATTCTTACTTTGAATATCCATATGACTGACTTTGGGAATAGAGTTGTAACTACGATAGAAGGAAAGTTTATCAATATTGAAGTGGAAAAACAAAACAAGGAAATTAGTGCTGCTCGTTTTGGTCATGAGATATTGAAGAAATTTAGTTTTGAAATGAATCCAAGTTTCCTCAGCTTGAGTGTTAGGGATGATCCGACACTCAGAATATCTGATGGTACTTTCAGGTTGTTCATTTCTAAACTGAAACCTGAAGAGATGAAGAATTATACAGGAAAGATCCATGTTTCTAAACTCACAcctgaagaattgaaaaagaattAG